A stretch of the Betaproteobacteria bacterium genome encodes the following:
- a CDS encoding 5-(carboxyamino)imidazole ribonucleotide synthase, giving the protein MILPGETLGLVGGGQLGRMFTMAARNLDYRVTVLDPDPLSPAAEFATGHLNTAYTHPISLEEMAKTCAAVTTEFENAPAAALIELALHTTVRPSGNAVAIAQDRSVEKRFFQSNGFPVGPFAVIRSAGDFDAALKHVKLPAVLKTARFGYDGKGQARISSRADLDATFFAWNGALCILEEFLPLEQELSVILARAANGKVALFPVAENQHVRGILDITIAPARVADALGAAAFDIAARLADKLEYVGVMAVEFFVIAGNEQSGLLINEIAPRPHNSGHFTIDACRTSQFEQQVRVLCDLPLGDTSQHTPAVMLNLLGDCWRGDHHEIAPDWQHVLKHPGAHLHLYGKRTARPGRKMGHVTVCDANLERALEIALQIKRDLANS; this is encoded by the coding sequence GTGATCCTCCCGGGTGAAACACTCGGACTGGTGGGTGGTGGCCAGCTCGGTCGCATGTTTACCATGGCCGCACGTAATCTGGATTACCGCGTCACGGTACTCGATCCCGACCCGCTGTCGCCAGCGGCTGAGTTTGCCACCGGACATCTCAACACCGCTTACACGCATCCGATTTCGCTGGAAGAAATGGCGAAAACCTGCGCAGCCGTCACGACTGAATTCGAGAATGCACCTGCCGCGGCGTTAATTGAACTTGCGCTTCACACGACCGTTCGTCCCAGCGGCAACGCGGTGGCCATCGCTCAGGACAGGAGTGTCGAAAAGCGTTTCTTTCAGTCAAATGGCTTTCCGGTCGGCCCGTTCGCGGTGATTCGTTCCGCGGGGGATTTCGATGCCGCGCTGAAACACGTGAAATTGCCGGCTGTGCTCAAGACGGCGCGTTTTGGTTATGACGGCAAAGGGCAGGCCAGAATCAGCTCCCGTGCCGATCTTGATGCAACGTTTTTTGCCTGGAACGGCGCACTGTGCATACTCGAAGAATTTCTGCCCCTTGAGCAAGAGCTGTCGGTCATTCTTGCAAGAGCGGCGAACGGCAAAGTCGCCCTTTTCCCGGTCGCGGAAAATCAGCACGTCCGCGGTATTCTCGACATCACAATTGCGCCTGCAAGGGTCGCTGACGCTCTGGGTGCAGCCGCGTTTGACATCGCTGCGCGCCTTGCTGACAAGCTTGAATACGTTGGTGTGATGGCAGTAGAGTTTTTTGTCATTGCCGGCAACGAGCAAAGTGGCCTGCTGATCAATGAAATCGCCCCACGCCCCCACAACAGCGGACATTTCACTATCGACGCTTGCCGTACCTCGCAGTTTGAACAGCAGGTGCGCGTTCTGTGCGATCTGCCACTTGGTGATACGTCCCAGCACACACCGGCCGTGATGCTGAATTTGCTGGGCGACTGCTGGCGGGGCGACCATCACGAAATCGCACCGGACTGGCAGCACGTTCTGAAGCATCCCGGCGCGCATCTGCATCTTTATGGCAAGCGCACCGCACGGCCAGGCCGGAAGATGGGACACGTCACAGTCTGCGACGCGAATCTGGAGCGGGCGCTGGAGATCGCGCTGCAAATCAAGCGTGACCTTGCAAACTCATAA
- the purE gene encoding 5-(carboxyamino)imidazole ribonucleotide mutase codes for MTELNEAIVGVVMGSQSDWEVMQHAAKVLKDFGVLFEHKVVSAHRTPDAMFEYAESARERGLKCIIAGAGGAAHLPGMIASKTTLPVLGVPVPSKHLAGQDSLYSIVQMPKGVPVATFAIGEAGAANAALFAVSLLANGDPTLVNKLADYRDSLKEMVAAMQLPDIL; via the coding sequence ATGACCGAATTGAATGAAGCGATCGTTGGTGTCGTAATGGGGTCCCAATCTGACTGGGAAGTCATGCAGCACGCGGCAAAGGTGTTGAAAGACTTCGGTGTTCTTTTCGAGCACAAAGTGGTGTCCGCCCACCGTACGCCCGATGCCATGTTCGAATATGCGGAATCGGCGCGCGAGCGCGGGCTCAAGTGCATCATTGCCGGTGCCGGCGGTGCCGCGCACCTTCCCGGCATGATCGCCAGTAAGACCACCCTGCCGGTGCTGGGTGTGCCGGTGCCTTCAAAGCACCTTGCCGGGCAGGACTCGCTATATTCGATTGTGCAAATGCCCAAGGGCGTGCCGGTTGCAACTTTTGCCATCGGCGAGGCCGGCGCCGCGAATGCTGCCCTTTTTGCCGTAAGCCTGCTGGCCAATGGCGATCCTACTCTTGTCAACAAACTCGCGGACTACCGGGACAGCCTCAAAGAAATGGTGGCTGCGATGCAGTTGCCCGACATCCTGTGA
- a CDS encoding bifunctional UDP-4-keto-pentose/UDP-xylose synthase, which yields MKKILILGVNGFIGHHLSKRILATTDWDVYGMDMNSERVQPFLDNPRFHFFEGDITINKEWIEYHIKKCDVVLPLVAIATPATYVKDPLRVFELDFEANLPFVRSCVKYRKRIIFPSTSEVYGMCADEEFDPHCSNLVLGPIEMQRWIYSCSKQLMDRVIFAYGSRDELDFTLFRPFNWIGAGLDSIHTAKEGSSRVITQFFGHIVRGEAIKLVDGGQQKRAFTYVDDGIAALMKIIGNENNVATGQIYNVGNPKNNFSVRELATMMLDLAATYPEYRDAAAKVKLVETTSAEYYGKGYQDVQNRVPKIENTMKDLNWAPQIGMQEALKGIFDSYRKELDEARHLVD from the coding sequence ATGAAAAAAATCCTCATCCTCGGTGTCAATGGCTTTATCGGCCACCACCTTTCCAAGCGCATCCTTGCGACCACCGACTGGGACGTCTATGGCATGGACATGAACAGCGAGCGGGTGCAGCCGTTCCTGGATAATCCTCGTTTTCATTTCTTTGAAGGCGATATCACCATCAACAAGGAATGGATCGAATATCACATCAAGAAATGCGATGTTGTGCTGCCGCTGGTGGCGATCGCCACACCGGCAACTTATGTCAAGGATCCACTGCGGGTCTTTGAGCTGGATTTTGAGGCGAATTTGCCGTTCGTTCGCTCCTGCGTCAAATATCGCAAGCGCATCATTTTTCCGTCGACCTCCGAGGTCTACGGTATGTGCGCGGATGAGGAATTCGATCCACATTGCTCCAACCTCGTGCTCGGTCCGATTGAGATGCAGCGCTGGATTTACTCCTGCTCCAAGCAGTTGATGGATCGGGTCATTTTCGCCTATGGATCACGCGACGAACTTGATTTCACGTTGTTCCGGCCGTTCAACTGGATTGGCGCGGGACTGGACAGCATCCATACCGCGAAAGAAGGCTCCAGCCGCGTAATTACACAATTCTTTGGCCATATCGTCCGTGGCGAGGCGATAAAGCTGGTCGATGGCGGCCAGCAGAAGCGTGCCTTCACCTATGTGGATGATGGCATTGCGGCGCTGATGAAAATCATCGGCAATGAAAACAATGTCGCGACCGGGCAGATTTACAACGTTGGCAATCCGAAAAACAATTTCTCCGTGCGTGAATTGGCGACCATGATGCTGGATTTGGCTGCAACGTATCCGGAATACAGGGACGCTGCCGCGAAGGTGAAACTGGTGGAAACCACCTCGGCTGAGTATTACGGCAAGGGCTACCAGGACGTGCAGAATCGCGTTCCAAAAATCGAAAATACAATGAAGGATCTGAATTGGGCGCCGCAAATTGGCATGCAGGAGGCACTGAAAGGTATATTTGACTCGTATCGAAAAGAACTTGATGAAGCCCGGCACTTGGTGGATTGA